A segment of the Thermus sp. LT1-2-5 genome:
AAGAGGAGACCATTGCCCGCTACGTGGAGCGGATGAAGCAGGCCGAAGCCCTCGGGGACTACGGCCTGGCCAACGACCTCCAGGAGATCCTCTCCGAGGAAACCCGGCACAAGGAGGAGACGGAAAAGCTCCTCCGGGGAGGCTGGCAGGAGTAGCCGTGCTGGCGGTCTGCCCCAAGTGCGGCGCCAAAAACCGGTTAGGGACGCCCCCGCCCGGCCAGGTCCCGGTCTGCGGGGCCTGCAAAGCCCCCTTGCCCTGGATCGTGGCGGCGGACGAGAAACGCTTCCAAGAAGAGGTGGCGGGGGCGCCCCTGGTCCTGGTGGACTTCTGGGCCCCCTGGTGCGGGCCCTGCCGCATGGTGGCCCCCGTTTTGGAAGCCCTGGCCCAGGAGCAGGCCGGCAAGCTCAAGGTGGTGAAGGTGAACACCGACGAGAACCCCGGCCTCGCCGCCCGCTATGGAATAAGGAGCATCCCCACCCTGGTCCTCTTCCAACGGGGCCACCCGGTGGCCACCTGGGTGGGAGCGAGCCCCAAGCGGGTCCTCGAGGAGCGCCTGAGGCCCTATCTGGCCTGAGGGAGGTGGAGGATGCTGGAAAAGCTTTGGCCCTTTGGCAGGAACCGGGTGCGCAAGGCCTTTGAAGAAGCCTTAGAAAAGGCCTTCCAGGAGGTGGAAACTCTGGAGCCCCTCTCGGAGCTCTCCGAGCACGAGGACCACTACCTCCTCAAGGTGGAGGTGCCGGGCCTCGGCCCGGAAAACCTGGAGGTGCGCCTGGAGGGGGACCAGCTGGTGATTGAGGGGGAAAAGCAGGAGGAAAAGCGCACCAAACACCTCTCCGAAATCGTCTACGGCAAGATCTACCGCGCCTACCTCCTGCCCAAGGACGCCAAGAAGGAGGGCATCACGGCCCGCCTGAGCAAAGGGGTCTTGGAGGTGCGGATCCCGCGGGAGAAGCGCCCTGCGGAACCCCCGGTGAAGATCCCCGTGCAGGAAGCCTAGGGGATGCCCCGCCTTACGGCGGGGTATCTCTTTATCAATAAAGTTGATAAATCTACACGCAATCTTTTATCCTAGCACATGGAGGGATAACCATGTTGATGAAGGTAGCGGAGTTTGAAAGGCTCTTCCGCCTGGCGGCGGGGCTAGACGTGGACAAAAACGACCTCAAGCGGCTTTCCGACTTCCTCCGCAACAAGCTTTACGACCTCTTGGTGGTGGCGGAGCGGAACGCCAAGTACAACGGCCGGGACCTCATCCTTGAGCCTGACCTTCCCATCCCCAAGGGCCTCCAGGAAACCCTGAAGGAGTTTCGTCAGATGGACACCACCTTGGAGCTCAAGCCCGT
Coding sequences within it:
- the trxA gene encoding thioredoxin produces the protein MLAVCPKCGAKNRLGTPPPGQVPVCGACKAPLPWIVAADEKRFQEEVAGAPLVLVDFWAPWCGPCRMVAPVLEALAQEQAGKLKVVKVNTDENPGLAARYGIRSIPTLVLFQRGHPVATWVGASPKRVLEERLRPYLA
- a CDS encoding Hsp20/alpha crystallin family protein, with the protein product MLEKLWPFGRNRVRKAFEEALEKAFQEVETLEPLSELSEHEDHYLLKVEVPGLGPENLEVRLEGDQLVIEGEKQEEKRTKHLSEIVYGKIYRAYLLPKDAKKEGITARLSKGVLEVRIPREKRPAEPPVKIPVQEA
- a CDS encoding DUF1931 family protein — encoded protein: MLMKVAEFERLFRLAAGLDVDKNDLKRLSDFLRNKLYDLLVVAERNAKYNGRDLILEPDLPIPKGLQETLKEFRQMDTTLELKPVLDALAALPLLDLEVAEDVRQLLPELAGALVVAYARTLKELDPALKNPQPPHHERAERVFNLLL